GGAACCATCAAAGTAATGGTGCGATCATAACGTGATAATTAAGGCAATGACAATAGATGAGCGTATCCTTGTTATAGCACAGACCTGATATAGTGGATGATCATGAAattttaaaaggatggtatagtattggttgaagtGATCATAatttcagcttttaactttttgcgagatacttagaaaccacttcatcAAAATTCTCGGaggcatacaattctaagaggaattcaaactttatttgatgagaatcggttttgaagtgtatgagatatccaaaaacaaagtaaaacaaagtgatcctaacaaaaggtgggtcccaccttttattaggattgctttgttttggatttctctgctatttcaaaacaaattttcatcaaataaaccttgaatttctcttagaattgtatgcatttcagcatttcatgaagtggtttctaagtacatatatatataaaaaatcatcataaaaaatgttggaaacttgatgtcccatctcaaccgaaactgtatcACCCCTTTAATGTCATTCTCATCACTCGCATCACCACTATCACTGGCGTCGCTCCATTTCCGTTCTGacacttcttttcttcttcttcttcttcttctttgtatagGTGTGGTTCACCCCATTGATAGCTGGAGCTTGGCATGGGCACCAGGAAGTCTTAGACAAACTGATAGATGACTACAAGGTATAAGATCTGCTCCgctgtcattattgttattcttagaggacaagtccacctttacATCGATATGCcaatttagtgaatgcagcaatattgtaGTAGAACACAGCAGTGGAAGTTTGGgagaaatcagacaatccgttcaaaagttatgaatctttgaagtttctgctcagtcactgctggatgagaagactactacaccTTGTGATGTCGCATGTGTACAATATTAAACggtatgaaaatataaagaaaattcaacatatttccacttttctcgCTTAATGAAAGAATGCTTGACtcgcctctttcagaaggcaaggggaagtACATTGTGGAggtattataatattatatttgtgAAAGTGGACttgtatgtataggcctacaacttCTTTTAAGTGTCAATGATGCATGGCATACAAGTTACAGCACTGTGTATGCGCCAAACAGGCAATGTGATTATAATCGcatgaggtacatgtataccgAAGTTATTTTCGGATTCATCGTAATTATCAGAATCATAATGTTGTTAACATGGTATGATTATCGTTATGCTATATCTATAACCTATGCTTTTATTTTGCGATCACTTTAATTTCTATTTGCattattgtctgattttctgaATGGCTACATTTTGACCACTCCACCCAAAGTGTTTAGTCTAGTTTATTTAGATGTTTAGTCACTTCTCGATTGATATTGATCATTTTAATCCTTTGTTTATTGAGCCTACATTACTGGGGACTCGTTCATCCGTTCAGTATAGGACTTTTATCTTCACGTGAGAGTAACCTTCGTTTTCTCTGCTTTTTCCTCTTTCCGATGAAGGTTGACGTTAATCAAATTGGATACATCACTCATGATGGCCAGAAGATGAAGGTCACCGCACTCTGTGCCGCCGTCCGTCAGAGGAACTACGATATTGTGCAACATCTCCTCGCTAAAGGCGCCGACATCAACCTCTGCTGCCCTCTGGCTATAGCCTGCCATTGCAGCGATGTGCGAGGGATTCGTCTGCTCATCAAGAACAAGGCGGACGTTAATGCGCGTAACGATGAAGGTATCACGTGCCTCATGACGGCATGTGAGCGATACTATCTCTACGTGGTGCGCATCCTCGTCAACAACGGAGCCGATACGCGCCTGGAAGACATGGACGGTAATACCGCCCTCCATCGGCTGGCGCTGAAGAAACGCATGTTCGTGCTCAAGAACGGACCCCTTCCCCAGATCATCGAAAAGCTGGTCATGTCCGGCGCGCAAATGTCGACAAACCAGGCGGGGCAGACGCCACTGGACGCGGCGTGCGCGTCAGGGAATGTGGAAGTCGCGCGTACGATTATGTGTCTACCGGAAGTGCGACCTGAGGAACAACTGACGGCGCAGGTCAAGTTGAACCAAAAGCTTGAAAGTGACATGAAGAACGGTGTCGAAACACAGCACAGAACATCGTGGATAGAGAAGTTCAAGAATCCCAACGAGTTGAGAAAGATGAAATGGACGAAATCGAAAAAGAGTGCCGCGGAGAAGACTGAAGCAAGTAATGCCGATGACAACACAGAACTACAGAGCGAGGTGACGGTAAATGAATCGTGATTAGAAACCAAATCAGACGACAGGACctaatcttttttctttttttcgcgcCTGAGTGCGGGACGCGGGTCGCCCTTTAATGCATAGAGGCAGCCAAGAGATTGTTAACGGCAGATTAACTTAGTTGTTACCATTAGCAACAGGACTATATGTAATGTATTCTTcgagtaaaaaataaaaattattttgttctttcttgatcttcctttttttttttcatcatttttttctttttgtcaggtCATGTCCGGCGCGCAAATGTCGACAAACCAGGAGGGACAGACACCAATGGACGCGGCGTGCGCGTCGGGGAATGTGGAAGTCGCGGGCACGATTATGTGTCTACCGGAAGTGCGATCTGAGGAACAACTGACGGCGCAGGTCAAGTTAAACCAAAAGCCTGAAAGTGACATGAAGGACGGTGTCGAAACACAGCACAGAACATCGTGGATAGAGAAGTTCAAGAATCCCAGCGAGTtaacaaatatgaaattgacGAAGTCAAAAAAGAGTGCCGCGGAGAAAACTGAAGTAAGTAATGCCGATGACAACACAGATCCACAGAGCGATGTGATGGTAAATGAATCGTGATTAGAAACCAAATCAGACGACAGGacctaatcttttttttttctttttttttcgcgccTGAGTGCAGGACGAGGGTCGCCCTTTAATGCATAGACGCAGCTAAGAGATTGTTATTTGCAGATTAACTTAGTTGTTACCATTAGCAACCGGACTAAATGTAATGTATTCTCCGAGTAAAAAGTAAGCATTATTTCGTTCTTTCTtgatcttctttctttttcatcatttctttttatcatgctttcatttttttctttttgtcagatACCAGCGATAGAATAATATTATTACAATGGTAATCAGGTGTGTTTGTATTACTTTTCTGTGTACTTCTAGACGAGGATATAAACCCAGAGTATGAATAGTCTAAAAACTCAAATCGTATTCTCTCATTACAGAGGTACTTTATTATACACAGCCACTACAGCCAGCACACTTACAACTCAATAAATTCCATGCAGATTTTTGGCGAACTGGTCTGGCAATGTCTATATAGAGGGCGTTGTAGCTGTTTGATTGTCATTATTTGAAACTTAATTCACTTCAGAACATTTGCGATGTACATTGCATACATAACTCTAGTGTacgaatttcctttatattgtgcCTGACAGTTCAACATTGATAATACAAGTGTATCAGATTCTTGGTTATAACTTTACTTCTCATTACAGTTCAACTTTGATAATACAAGTGTATCAGATTCTTGGTTATAACTTTACTTCTCATTACAGTTCAACTTTGATAATACAAGTGTATCAGATTCTCGGTTATAACTTTACTTCTCATTACAGTTCAACATTGATAATACAAGTGTATCAGATTCTCGGTTATAACTTTACTTCTCATTACAGTTCAGCATTGATAATACAAGTGTATCAGATTCTCGGTTATAACTTTACTTCTCATCATTCTGCACTTTTTATCTTACAGTGGCCTTTCAAATTAAAACCAAAACATATCAATGAAATTAGAATATCAATTAAGCGTCTAATCAAATCATGATATGGAAactataaaatgacatgaaacaGAGAATTATGTGCCTTTTACCACTGAGATGTATACATGACATTACTGTAAAGTACTAAAGCACAATAATTTCTTCCATTACATGATATATTTTTGGCATCCGATCTCAACCGTTTAATCTCTGCttgttattttgtacattgtattttcgtGTAACACTTGTGTAtatttgtgcgtgtgcgtgtgtgcatgcatgtgaatgtgtgtgtgttaatctTCTTAAGGTGTCGTGGGCTAGTCAATACAATCGTAATGATTGGCATTCCAAAGTGTAATATCAGCATTGTGTCTGTTTCTATGACAAACTGTCAAATCTGTGTGTGTAATATCATGCATGACTAAATTGTCATTAATCTTACGTGTTATCACACATGGTGTATTTACAGACTATGATCACAATAACGAGTAAAGAAGTCTGTTGATCTGAGACAATACTGGACATTCTAACTCTGAGTCTTTGTAATTAATGAAGTAATTGCCAAGAGAGTCGGGGTGGCCAGAAAAACTGTTGTCTTAAGAAATTCACGGGAAAGCCTTGATTTTctggtacatgtattgcattgcgcTTATTCATTTCTTACAAATTCAGTCTGTGTACACCTTATAATGTTGCTTTGTCTGTgcattataaatatatatatatatatatatatatatatatatatatatatatatatatatatatatatgaagagtttgtttgcaaaaaccgataaaccgattaaaggtcaagaaaaataaagagaataaggaaatttttgcttcgtttgaccataacttcaaaaatatacctttatatgtagtgaccaatatatcattcaaaaggtattattttgtactttatgacagagatcgtacttcgaaatcttcaaaaatggacttatcggttttgcaaacaaagccttcatatgtatatacatatatatatatatatatatatatatatatatatatatatatatatatatatatcatataatgttTCTATTATCATGATATCATTGTGAATGATAACCATCAATCTGGCCCATTTTTACATGAGGCTACTTGCCATGACGGAGATACATGTTTAACTTCAGAATGTAGGGCCAACGGTGTTATGGAACAATGAAAGTGCAGGATCGCTGTTCATAtcgttagattttttttttctctgcaacAGTGACTATGAATTGAAAAGATAAATGTAAATAGACTCAGAAAATTTTAACTTGTGCATGTTCTAAACCAAGTTAATTTTCTGGCTATAGTATGACATCAATACCGTTATATACAATTTGAAGAGTGTTctcaaaaaccgataagtccattgttgaagattttgaagtacggtctctgtcataaagtacaaaataataccttttaaataatatattggtcactacatattaaggtacatttttgaagttatggtcaaaagaagcaaaaatgttcttattattctctttatttttcttgacctttaatcgcaaatatctccatttggcaaatatggacttatcggtttttgcgaacaaactcctCATTTGTTCTTTGTGTCAGATATTTTGTGATAATTATCAGCGGTCAATAAACAATACGAAAGAAAGGAATTAGATTCATTGGGACCGGAAACATTTGTTATATCAGATCTCTTCATattgagtttccactgtactgAGAGGTGAGACTgactttatttgattttatgtcTACCCATATCTAATCATAttattttgccccccccccatctaacATCACCATAGCTGTCTTCATTTAACCAATATTAGCTTCTCGATCCTGTACATGTGTTAAGACAAAGAGCAATTGCCTATGAAGGTAGATCataatatattatgtgtattttATAAATCACAATAGACCCTTTCGTCTTCTTAAGACCATGGCTATGAATTATGCTGGAAAATGAAATCCTTTTGCTTTATTAAACAGAAGCTGATCTGTCATGCCTATAATGTCTAAGGCAACTTTACAACTCTGTACAGAAGGCCAGCAGGGTACAATAAATCTcatcaaaaatttaaaaagaaaaaaaaaagttgtctctGTAtctttatatacaatgtattttcaaagGATACAGCTATACAATAATACTGCACCTGAGTACAAGTACatgttacagtgcactcccattataacaaacacagttataactATTTCACATAGGACAAAGTAAAATTCAGGGCCCAAAATTATTAATTAGATTATTTACATACATTGTGTGAGTTCggataacaaaattttgatataaagaaaaaaaaactgccagTCCAGGGacttgaatactgtaaaagtggacattttcacacatttcgcgcaaccagaaactagcacacaaatatttttgcttgtcatatgttcctgtgcgtgattgTCTTCATTCCGCGAAATCAAAAACACGCataactcttcttacccggccaagcacgaaaaattagtcgcgagAAATGTCcactgttacagtataacaggAGTTGCCCTTATATGTTTCATgcaggagtgtgtgtgtgtgtgtgtgtgcatgtgtgcgacTTAAAGTGGTAcgttgtgtgtctgtgtgtataggCATTTCTACACAAAGACTAAATGAGAAAGAAAGTGATCCTTTTTGACAAAAGTAGATATCATATCTGAGtttattttcttcctcttcaCAACACAAACTACACTTTATCTTTTAACATCTGCTATCACAAATACCTCTCATAACCTAAATACGTCAAAGTTGCCATGAAATtttggtaaaaacaaaaacaaatcgataaaaaaataagaaatgaaataaacccGAGTCGCATGTAGCAATCTGGATCTGCGAGAGTCTGTcatggcaatcactggcagatTAATAAATGCTATCCTGCACAATAGATGAAGGCAGACAGGCTAACACATTCAATGCAGAAACGGTCTGCTCCATGTTACAGCCCTATGGGCATTCCACCATCTCAAAGGCAAGGAGTTAAAGCAAGGACTATCAagaacttggggggggggaggggtattcAATCTATACCTGAATGCAAGGCatgaaaaaactagaaatgtcgctatggcgactgatgcctccgccataatgcatgattctcccaataggcgtatagtacaatgtcttcacaatgtgtgatccatgacagtttcacataactggcaaaatattgaaatgacaggtttgtcagaaatgtctcgaactgggtttgctataattttctaagagtgcaggtacacatatttggggaattttgggaaagttcatgcaatgagtaatttccaaggtacgaagaaagagtgtgatgacggtataaaatagattttttttttttttttttttttggggggggggggcattgaaacctggcctttgacccttaacctttgaccttctggctggaaatttcccggagaatctccattaggtaatgcatgtattaagttttgaaactaaaaatgcaagcattgcataaactagtatatgagggaaatagtaaaattttgaggagttgaccttgacctttgacccctgactattgacccatgacctctaaattccctagataatccctgccagacagtacatgcatatgtaccaagttccacgaagatacattgaagcatttgagagaaaagtaatattgcaacattttcacctaacctttgacctttgaccttatgacatgaaactttcTCTGGAGAATCtatacgcagtagtacatgtccacaccaagtttcaagaaaataccttctggcattgcatagatatgggggaaattgcaacatttgtagcatttgaccttgaccttttgacctttgacctcttgccaatgtcactaaaatctactcaactaattgtcccatcatacatcatccttggaccaagtttggtgaaagctgcttcatccagttttgagttatcacgtaaacagataaattttaggatttgaccttgatctttgacctttgacctctgtccgatttcactgaaaaactaatcaagtaattgtcccatcatacatcatcctccaacaaagtttggtgaaatttgctccatccagtcttgagttatcgcgtaaacggatacaatttcatgatttgaccttgacctttgacctttgaccttccgccgatttcacccaaaatctaatcaaataattgccccatcatacttcctACTTGGACCAactttggtaaaattccagtaaatattactcaagttatcgcgtaaacgaaagcggacggacgtacgtacgtacggacggacggacggacaacccgaaaacataatgcctccggcaccacttcgtggcggaggcataaaaaaagtgACGCAACATGTATTTGGCATCAGCTAAGCACCACACTGTACTCGTATCCTACTCAACAGGATATTCACAGTTAGGGGAACCCCTGGTTCAAGATCAACTGCTTTTGATGACAAGAGAGCTTTAGGTCATTTAGAGATCTTTCtttatacagttgaacctctcgtatccggacaagtcgggaccggggctcatccggataagggatttggccggatacgggagactcaatgctttatacatgtacataccgtaTAATATAGCtctatggtacatacacatacacatgcactgatgtagcccattgtagtaccacaatgtagtaatgtgtatactgcgaccttttcattgttacactcaatatacagaccccaaaatagaggttcgtgtttgcaagcggaaatcattttcttttataaattcttgggatgatttacctaaataattattaagaaatgtatcaagtgtatgtaattcatgtgtgtttcctcccgtaattattaaaaaaagattaaaaaaatcacggcgagattgcgtccggataatagagagatccggataaagggaggccggataatagaggttcaactgtaatatACAATTTGAAGTCATGTGCCTAAAATAGCAAATATTACAAGATATTGCAAGAGAAGAGCTCATACAGCTCAACATGCACAATTCTTCTCTTTTGTCAgggaaaatttacaatttacaTGGAAAATATTTTGTGTAACAGACTTTACTCAAATATAAAATTGGGCAAAGAAGTTTCTCCTATTGAAATTCAACATTAAcaatacaaatgaaatgaaaaatgttgaCACTCTTACTTTCTGCCACGAATGctcttgcgttaaaaaaaaaaataatgatgtaaaAATTAATCTGTTTAACTTCATGATTTGTGCTGCGGTCTGAAAAGAGGTGTGTAATATCACATTTCTTGATGGAGTAAAGATGACACACACAAGCCACTGGGTGCTCAGGTGTCCAGTCACCAGCTGCTCCCCCAAACAACCCATTGTCTCATTGTCTCCTTGGTCTACACCACGATTGATACATCATGGGGTGCTCCCTCCTAGATAGAGGATCACGACCTCTAAACTGCTCAGTGTCAGAACATCTTTTTACAAGATATGACAGCTCCACATGCTATCACAAGCACAATGCTCAAAGTCAGTAAATAACAGGAGGCCAGACTTCAGATTCCCTTTCCAAGAAATCAACAGCACTGTTTTTCAAAGTGAGCATTTCACATGAACAGGCCCAGTGCACTTGCGACCCAACAATGGATTCTCTAGATTTTATTATTAAAAATCAGACGACTCTTTGGAAACAGGGCCCAAAGTCAATTGGAATTGCGATCTCCCGTGTGGCTTAAACTGAGACAGCACTCCTTTGGCCTCGAGGACTTCTTCTGCACTCAAAATTCTGACATACATTTTGTTTGGCAGTTGTTGAGACATTATCAGCAAACTAAAATCAACTTTTAAATTTCCCATGAAACATCACGAGGATTTGTTCTACCTGATGTGGAAAGACAAACTACTCTGCATATCCTTACCCTTCATAACAAATCATTATCACATCTCttttaatacatacatattatacacatgAACAAGTTTATAATTTCTaagcatatacagtgtatgatatacTTTTATGTTCTTTGAGAccttgatatacaatgtaacagaAAGTTGGTCATTACTTAGATGATGTCAACAATTTTTCAATGCATTTCATGGTCCATAGTTAGTTTTGTATGATATACCATCATCTATGCATAAGTTGAGGACACAcaaaccatttcatttttttctttcccaagTCATGGCAAATTCTCATAcctaaaaaatgcaaaaattcatcATTACATCATGCATTTCTaaaaaatatgctaaaaaccaaaacaaaacacttgcATTTCCAGTCCCACAGGATTCCACTTAATAGCGCAGATTTCCAATTCTTAAACAGGGATCTAACAGCCTGCAACCTAAAGACAACAATTTCATTGACCCCCTTTATCTTTTAACCCTTCTATTTCATATGTCATACATCCAGTGGCTCTGAAATGTATAAGCTCGTAAGGATTACATATATGATGATCTGCATTTCTAAACATCACATGGTCCAAGCCTAAAAGAATATTAAGTACATTATTGCATTCAGGAGGGCTTTGGGGGCATGAAATTCTACCGCAACAATAAGAGAGACTTCATACtcgttcttttcttttttacatgtGACACTTTCCTCAACTGCCCTGAAAACTGAGAccctgaaagaaagaaaaataaatgggaGAACAGCACATATTTCCACAGGATGAATTGTACGCAGTTACAAGCTACCATCATGTCTACACATCTTTAATACAGAGTATCACATAATATCTGACTATTGTATAGTATCCTGTGTATCATATTCAGCAGAATTCTTGCGTGTTGGTTTtggcagttttgatgaaaaagagCTTGATTTTGTGTGAATTTTTAGTCTAGTACATAAATGATGAACTACTTTCAGTACACAAATAAGCATTACCACTTCAATCaaatttctgtttcttttaaaTTACAATTTGCTGTTTGAACTTGTAGGCAGGCTAGGTACAAAATCAAAGTAAGGACACTTTCTAAGACATTATTAAGATCGTCTTGAATA
The sequence above is a segment of the Diadema setosum chromosome 12, eeDiaSeto1, whole genome shotgun sequence genome. Coding sequences within it:
- the LOC140236222 gene encoding uncharacterized protein, encoding MDKPQSQFNMLARKVLIAAESGEAQKFKGLFTGRQPDEIQEALTDLSQERFNDVLGNVWFTPLIAGAWHGHQEVLDKLIDDYKVDVNQIGYITHDGQKMKVTALCAAVRQRNYDIVQHLLAKGADINLCCPLAIACHCSDVRGIRLLIKNKADVNARNDEGITCLMTACERYYLYVVRILVNNGADTRLEDMDGNTALHRLALKKRMFVLKNGPLPQIIEKLVMSGAQMSTNQAGQTPLDAACASGNVEVARTIMCLPEVRPEEQLTAQVKLNQKLESDMKNGVETQHRTSWIEKFKNPNELRKMKWTKSKKSAAEKTEASNADDNTELQSEVTVMSGAQMSTNQEGQTPMDAACASGNVEVAGTIMCLPEVRSEEQLTAQVKLNQKPESDMKDGVETQHRTSWIEKFKNPSELTNMKLTKSKKSAAEKTEVSNADDNTDPQSDVMVNES